A segment of the Excalfactoria chinensis isolate bCotChi1 chromosome Z, bCotChi1.hap2, whole genome shotgun sequence genome:
TGTTAACTATCACCCCATGACTGTTAGATCTGACTCTCACACCACCCACCTGAAAAGGAACTTCCACATCTTTCAGACTTTTGCATGAACAAAATTTCTCTCAGCAAAAGTGGGATCTATGTCTCTCCTCCCCATGTGGACACTCttacttcagggaaaaaaaaaaaaaaaaaaaaaaaaaaaaaaagcctttctgaacACATTTTATTCCCATTGTCCTTTTGGCTGTCACTTGAATCTACAAGAGGCAAGCTTGGTAACAAAGTACCTGGGAATAATTTTATGTCTTATTTTCTACATAAtaataatctgttttaaaatgttgtggATTTGCACAATTACAGCTCTAgatcagctgtgctctgtgcttaGTTGGATGTCATCTGTTTGCAAACAAGatcatgttttcttccatgaagAACTGACAGTTTCAGCAATGTTTAATCAACCAGTACTGACCTTTCTTCTCAAATGacagaaattcattttcaatAAATGTTTAACCACTGATTTCTAGGGGAAAAGTTCAAAACGTGTACAGACTACTTCTAATCCTATATTAGTTTTACATTCACATAGCATGATTGCTGTAGGAGTTCTCATGTGTTTTAGGATGTAAGATGAATTGTTCTGCAGTCCAAGAATCTTCTGACACTTGcattctctccctttttctgactcccattttgcttctgttatttACACTGTGTTTTGAGGGAAATGGTGGATGGAGCCACTGTCCATCATATCTGAAAGGTCATGGCAGTCTGATGAAGTTCCCACTGACtagaaaaggggaaacataGCCCCCATTttcagtgaggggaaaaaaaaaagaactggggAACAATAGACCAGCcagtctcacctcagtgcctGGCAGGATCATGAAGCAAATCATCCTGAAGGCCctactaaggcacatggaaaataaagatgaggtgatTGCTTGTAACCAACATGGCATCACCAAGGGCAAGTCATGCCTGACAAACatggtggccttttatgatggagttaaAGCATCAGTGGATAAAGTAAGAACAACTGACATTATCCACCCGGACTTCTGCAAAGCGTAGATGGTCAGACTCAGAGAGTTGTAGTCAATGGCGAAGTATCCAAGTGGAGACCGGTGAGGAGTGGTATCCTAAGAAATCAGTTGGGACTGGTGTTATTTAACTTCTTTGTAGGCTATgggacagtgggatcaagtgcaccctcagcaagtttgcaggtgCTTGGTataagctgagtggtgcagttgaaaTGCTAGAGGGATAAAATGCTATCCAGagcttgagaagtgggcccatgtcaacctcatgaagttcaacaaggccacatgcaaggtcctgcacccAGGTTTGGGCAGTCTCAAGCATAGATGCAGGTTGGGCcaagaatggcttgagagcaggCCTAAGGAGAAGGATTTGAGGATGTCAGTTGATGAGAGAGATTCAAGACGAGCCAGtaatgtgcacttgcagcccagaaggggaactgtatcctgggttgtACTAAGAGAATTGTGACTAgtaggttgagggaggtgattctgcccctctgccctcatgagaccccacctggagtattgtgtccagtaTTGGAAACCCCAGCACTAGGACATGGAgttcttggagcaggtccagaggagggccatgaagattatcagagggctggagcacttcccctatgatgacaggctgagagagctggggctgctcagtctggagaagagaaggctctgaggagaccttatagaggccttccagtacctgaaagggaCCTACAGAGAGAGGGGGACTAGAGGGGATGGACTTTTTCtaagggcaggtagtgacaggatgaggggaaatggttttaaactggaagagggtagatttagagtagatattaggaagaaattctgtactATGAGGGTGGTCTAGAGGaaggtatccctgcctatagcaagggGAGTTGAAattaggtgatcttaaaggtctctaactcaacccattctatgattctgtgatcttttggCATTGCCTTAAGATATTTGAAAGTACTGACAAAGAGGCAAGAATTATGCCCATACTACAGCACTTGGTAAAATCACTAAGTTTTCTTTTAGCAAATGCATATTTGAGAATTGATCAGAATCACCTCAGGATATACCCACATTATAATTTAGacagacagcagaaaaactGAGCCAGATGTCTTGGGTAGATAGCCATTTCTCATAGTAGAGAACAAACTGTACAGTGCAGATTCTGTCTGAAAACTTGTGTGAAGGTTGGGCTTACAGCACTAAGCTTTACATTCTCACAAGTTGTCTGTCCTTGACTACTAGAACTTAAGACCAGTTTCTACAGATAACAGTATCACAGAAATGACCAATGTATGGGCATACTCTAGGACCGTGGACATGAAAATACGTTTTCCTGACTTGCTCACAGAAGCACtgaatggctcaggttggaaaggatcttaaaTAGCTCCGAGGCGCTGCACGGCTCCTACCGAAAGACCTGCCGTTGTCAGCCCCAGGGGCGGAGCGGGGGGTGGGCGGAACcgggggcgggcggagcgggggGCGAGGTCCCACCCTCGGGAGTAAGTGAAGAGCCGGCGGCTGGACGGCGGTGCCTCTCGAACCGCGCCGGCAGCATGACGGACCGCTCCGCCTTCGACACCAATGTCATTACCATGACCCGCTTCGTGATGGAGGAGGGCCGGCGGGCGAAAGGCACCGGGGAGTTCACGCAGCTCCTCAACTCGCTCTGCACCGCCGTCAAGGCCATTTCCACTGCCGTGCGCAAGGCCGGCATCGCCAACCTGTGAGTGACACCCCTGCCCCGAGCAGGGGTCGGGGCTGCCAGCCGGGCGCTGCGGGAGGTGGGATGGCCGTAAGACATCGGGCTGCGCTGCCGTCCCTCCGCTCTTCCCACCTTCTTCTCGGGACCGCGGCAGCAACTCGGACAGCATCTTCTCCCAGGAGTAGTGGGCTGTATTACTTGCTTCTGGGTCCCTTTAGCAGACACTGCTGCTGATTGACCCTCACACAGACCTTCATCAATAAGGTGTGGGTGTTTTGAACCAGAAAACCAAAGGAGCAGGCTGAAAGGCATGTATCAATGGGTTACTGCTCACTGTAGTTAACAGCTCAGTACCAGAGCACCACTTTGTGCTATGTGGTACTAtgttagtttttcttttttccacatcaTTTTGTAGCACTGTGAGTCTGTGAGGATCTAAAGCAGACTGTGGCAGCCAACAGAGCTGACACCAAGGAGCGTTTGCTCCAGGAGCACCGAGAGGAAATCAGAACTCACAAGGTgttaaaacaaaaggaaaactattGTAGATAACTACTCAGTGATATAAATCACTGTACTGTTGATATAAGCTGCTTCATTACATAATGGAAGATGTAGCAGTGCCGTACTACGTACACACTATGTTGTGGAAAATGTATTATGGGTAAAGGCAATATAGAGTAGTATTTattacaaaatgtatttttactatcagaaagctgaaaagttTAGTGAAGttaataaaatagaagcagCTCCTGGAGACAATAAGGATATTCCACTTGACACATTTTTGAACTATTTTGCTCTGCCTTGACTCCTACTTTTATGTGATTGCCATCACTTTCTTATTGTTACATTCTAGCCCTTTCCAGCGTCTGCTCTTCTGACCACTGAGGACCGGGGCTTCCCACCCGCACCTTTGTTTGTTATGGCTGAGGTCCCATTCCTCATgtctccctctgctgctgtgctaaGCCGCTGCAGGCTCTGAGTCTGTGCCCTGCGTCCCCCGCAGGCTGCATGCTGGGCACAtcctctcccagccccagcacttTTGGGTGTGAAGGCTGTAGCTGCTGGTCACATTTGGAGCATAGCCCCTGCCTTCCTCTCCCAAGCTAGAGTTGGAGGTACAACACTCTCCAGAAACGCTTTCATACTTGCAGAAACAGAGGCAGACAAACACATAGAGTCATGACAGGTCCCTTGCATGCAGCACAGTGTATTTTTAGGTTCAGAATTATTGCAAAACACCTGAATTACCAGATTATTCAGACTGATCAGTGTATCGTGGCTGAAGTACGTTAGAGAAATCTCAATACGTACAGAGCTGggtcttgtttttctctgctgagtGCTGAACTTCCTGGTCCCTCTTCTGGATGCTTTCAACATTGCCTGTCACAAGGTCTCCCAGTACTTCCTGATGCCAGAGTAGTGCTGATTAGCTTGCAAGgctttatttgtgttttgtgcctgtgtttctcagttttattcCCAAAGAAATGTTTACCACTTAAAGTGAAAGGCTGAAAACACTGAACCATAAAATTGGTAATTTGTGTGAGCAAAGTATTTGTTTTGGAACTTGTACGTGGAACTATAACCAAGACCAAACTACACTGAGAAGTTATAATGTAACTATCACAGTCAGATTCACTTCCTAAGTATAAAGTTTCCAGAAAAATCTTAGCTCTTACAGTAAGCAGCTGTGACAGTGGAGATAGGATGGAGGGGCAACATTTAGGTCTTATAGTTAGTATAAAGTAATGTGGTTTTGTAATTCAGCTTTCACAGCCTTCTCTGGCTGTATGTGTCTATAATTCAGGgactactgaaaaataattccCTCTTTTGTGTACTTCAGCTTCAGTGTCTTCTAGATTTTTCATGACACAGGTGATCCTTGCTAAGACCTTAGCAGGTTTTAGCAAGGATCCATTGGACAGCAAATAAAAGTCAGGTGCAAAAGCCTGGGAGTCGCTGATGGGTGTCTATCAGTACAGTTTCCTCTGCAGGATGTTGTACAAGCATAGACTTGTCAGAAATGGGCTGCTTTGGAGGCTGCAGTGCCCTCCTCTGACTGGTCGCTCTCTCCTTGCCTTGCCTTAGGTATGGGATTGCTGGTTCTACGAATGTGACAGGAGATCAGGTGAAGAAGCTGGACATCCTTTCCAACGATTTAGTGATTAACATGCTCAAGTCATCTTTCAGCACATGTGTTAttgtctcagaagaaaacaaggatgCTGTAATAGTTGAAGCTGACAGAAGGGTTGGTAACTTTGAAAATTCTCAGTACTCTATTTCAGACCAATCTTTACAACTCTATCTATTGAAATGTGGGAAATTGGATCTGGGCTAAAAATTCCAGAGAACATGTACTTTTCCATATAGACATATACAGTCTGCTTTCAGTTAGTTAGTTCTGTAGGTGCATGTGTTCTTCTGTCCCCACGTTTGTCCTGTCTGCTATTTCTGTTCCCAAGACTGGATttttagatttgttttctctgatgtTCCTCCCCACATTCTTTCTCCCcccactttttttcctaattgtgGAGGAAGCgtttttcatgtttcttcctCCTGATCTCTGGAGCTGCACTCTGAGTCTATCCAGCACTTTTGTAAAGGAGCTTTATCAGTAAAGCACTGACAACTTGCTGCAGATCAGATCTTCACTTCTCCAGTTTAGGCAAATTCTCCCAGATCTGAACAAATACGGTTACAGATCCTTGTGAGGATCACTGAGAGAGGCTTAatgttaatgctttttttttaaaaaaaaaataaaaaattaaaaaattaaaaatgtgagATAAAATGTCACTTCTCTCAGAATTTCCTCCCATATGATAGCAGAATATAGAATTTCTgggtttaaaaatgtttctggttTGCAGGATTGAAACTGAATGAGAAGCAAATATACAAACATATTTACTATATGTGATTATTAGTGATTGTGGacaacaaagggaaaaatgagCTACATAGAAAGCATAGTGGAATCATCTGTTTTCCCTGTACTGGCAGTTTCCTTTGGCTGCAATAATCCTTAATACTGCCATAGTCAGAAACCACTCCTTTCTGGGGGAACAAGCACTCAGCCCACAGGGCAAAACCAGGAACTGGCTGCAGTAATTTCTGAGTGCCTGTCAATTTCTGAGCAGAAGGCTTGTTAAGCTGTTCAAAGCGTATAGATTCTGAATGTCAGGCCTTAGAGTCATTTTTATTCCCTCTAGTTTTAGCTCTTAATAAAAAGAAGATAGATCTTCTTGTCCTTTTCCTTAAAGTTCAGTTTCATTAGAGATGAGAAAATGTAGGCTAAATAGTAGATGTTAGAGGATGTCTATCAAAATGGATCAGCATTAACTTCTTATATGAAGCTAAACTGATTACTTaactttttaaataatgaattaaaaacaaaaaacaaacaaacaaacaaaaagttgaATATGAGAACCAGCTTTGTTGTTTCATCATCTGTTAATTACTTTAAGGTTTCCCCAGATCCTACTTCAGCACCAATCACAGTTGTGATCAAGAATGAAATCCAGGTCGGAGCTCCTCCAGTTACAGAGTTCTGTTCCTTCATAATCTCCAAgagcattttaatttattttgatatgTGAATGTTTGAGAATATTTATCTACTGAATACTTTCATTTGTAGGAGGTAAGCAAATTACATTACTAATCTTACTGCTCCCCATTTTATATTTTCAGGGTAAATATATAGTTTGCATAGACCCTCTGGATGGATCATCTAACATTGACTGCCTTGTTTCCATTGGGACCATCTTTGGCATCTATAGAAAGGTAAAATGCTTTCCTATAGAATGGGAAAAAGTATTATTGTGCACCTTTGGATAAAATAGAATTGCACATGAAAATTTAATAAAATCTCACTAAATTTATTTGTGAAAGAGACTTTCTAGGACTGACAGTAAGTTAAATCTGCTGTTTCAGATGTCTGTATGAAAGATCTGTAAGTGATTTGCACTGCTGTCTTAGAATATGAACATTAGAAGAACATGGAAGCCTTGATGATATTTAATTAGTCAGCTAGAGGAGTCACCCCTTACAAACATAGCTGGTATTAAATTCATAAATAATTTCCTTGAGACAAATTGCCACGTGATTGGTATCTACGTGTGAAATGtgctttcaggttttctttttctctacacTAATAGTTATGTTAGCCTGAGGACAGGCTTCAAATATAAACCAGAGCTGAAATATGGCATGTGCATTTGAGTGTCTAATTCACTCTGAAAGGCAGAAACCTTGTCTGAAAAGCCTGAAATACTGGACTTACATGTCACAAGATGGGAAAAACAGTAAGTCGGATAAAAACACACCCAACTGTCTGTTTTAATCATCTTTTGTATGTTCTCACATCCCTCAAAGTAACtattttccacttcattttttgatgaagcaaaggaaaataaaaacaaccctAGGCATTTTGCTCAGCTCTAAACTCCATGagtcatttttcattgcttGCTTTTCAACTATGCCTTGGAGTTTTATTTCTAGCCATGTTCATCACCACCTACAAGGAGGTGTGCAGCTCTGTATTATCACCTTAATCCTTTCCTGTTTCCTGCATTCCAACAAGGCTTATATAAGAGCATTTCTAAATGAATGTGTTTGTCTCTTCCATGTAATTTGTGCACTATATGTAATGCATACGATAATAAAACACATCCATTAGGAATCCTAGTCGTAGGCTGTGCAAGCATTTGTGGCACGTGTTGCATGAATATGCAGAAGACATTCCTATCTCAGAGTCCAATAATACTACATACCAGATctaaaaaatgaagtaattttttGTCCTCCTTATTCTAGGTATCCCCTGATGAACCTACTGGGAAAGATGCTTTACAGCCTGGGCGTAATCTTGTGGCAGCAGGTTATGCTCTCTATGGGAGTGCCACAATGCTGGTACTGGCTACTTCTGCTGGAGGTGTCAACTGTTTCATGCTTGATCCGGTGAGAATgtcttctgcttgtttgtttactaGGGATAACAAAGTACTGTCTGTAAGGACCCATTTGTTCATCAAAAAGGTCAAAGGTACAATTTTCAAATTAAAGCTGATGTGGAAAAACGAAGTACGTTCTGTATCCTGCTAAAACTAAGATCAAGAGATTTTTGCATTCCAACTGCCTGCCACAGTCAGTGATTCAGCAATGGGAAGACAGCTGAGTCAGTGAAGCAAATAAGCAGCGTGTGTCAAATAATGTGGCATTTAAAACAAGCTATTTTCTGCAGCGCAGAATGCAGCTGAggtggtttttctgttttgttttttttttttctttttctttttctttcttttctttcttttttcttaatgctaGCGCTTTAGTAAACTGTTGAAGCAGAG
Coding sequences within it:
- the LOC140264176 gene encoding fructose-1,6-bisphosphatase 1 isoform X2: MTDRSAFDTNVITMTRFVMEEGRRAKGTGEFTQLLNSLCTAVKAISTAVRKAGIANLYGIAGSTNVTGDQVKKLDILSNDLVINMLKSSFSTCVIVSEENKDAVIVEADRRGKYIVCIDPLDGSSNIDCLVSIGTIFGIYRKVSPDEPTGKDALQPGRNLVAAGYALYGSATMLVLATSAGGVNCFMLDPAIGEFILVDRDVKIKKKGNIYSLNEGYAKYFDPAVTEYLKKKKFPEDGSSPYGGRYIGSMVADVHRTLVYGGIFLYPANSKSPKGKLCCLIWRNHAWLLLQGNRQSLVEKHALRG
- the LOC140264176 gene encoding fructose-1,6-bisphosphatase 1 isoform X1 — encoded protein: MTDRSAFDTNVITMTRFVMEEGRRAKGTGEFTQLLNSLCTAVKAISTAVRKAGIANLYGIAGSTNVTGDQVKKLDILSNDLVINMLKSSFSTCVIVSEENKDAVIVEADRRGKYIVCIDPLDGSSNIDCLVSIGTIFGIYRKVSPDEPTGKDALQPGRNLVAAGYALYGSATMLVLATSAGGVNCFMLDPAIGEFILVDRDVKIKKKGNIYSLNEGYAKYFDPAVTEYLKKKKFPEDGSSPYGGRYIGSMVADVHRTLVYGGIFLYPANSKSPKGKLRLLYECNPMAFVIEKAGGIATTGHQSILDIVPEDIHQRVPVVLGSPDDVKEYLEIVKKHAAK